A genomic stretch from Colwellia sp. Arc7-635 includes:
- the pepP gene encoding Xaa-Pro aminopeptidase encodes MIKNTLLPVAEFCQRRNNFIAQMPENSIALITASKEVTRSNDTEYPFCQNKNFYYLTGFNEPDAVLAMIKGDTSKPAQSILFSREKDSLQEVWHGRRVGQVKAIENYHVDQCFSLVEIEDQLLPLMVGKTSVLICLQEKNEFEQQVLAWLSQIRKSARMGVKAPSSLVDCSDIIAEMRLHKSTAELDIMRQVNLISGAAHQRAMQQAQAGKFEYQIEAELLHEFATNGARYPAYGSIVAGGDNANILHYTDNDDKLNNNDLLLIDAGGELAGYAADITRTFPINGRFNDAQKTIYQLVLDSQNLAINAIKPTQTFAGLNRIVCNFLTKGLYDLGILTGDLSVLLAQKACKKYFIHGLGHWLGLDVHDVGDYQPNEQREQLRPFAQGMVLTIEPGIYIPLSDRSVDEKWRGIGIRIEDNIAVTATGFENLTVNAPKTIVDIEAVMAK; translated from the coding sequence ATGATAAAAAATACCCTATTACCCGTTGCTGAATTTTGTCAGCGCAGAAATAACTTCATTGCGCAAATGCCTGAAAACAGTATTGCGCTAATTACTGCCTCAAAAGAAGTGACTCGCAGTAATGACACCGAATATCCATTTTGCCAAAATAAAAACTTTTATTACCTGACCGGATTTAACGAGCCTGATGCTGTTTTAGCCATGATCAAAGGTGACACATCAAAACCTGCGCAAAGTATTTTATTTTCTCGAGAAAAAGACTCATTACAAGAAGTTTGGCATGGCCGACGAGTTGGACAAGTAAAAGCGATTGAAAACTATCATGTTGATCAATGCTTTAGCTTAGTGGAAATTGAAGATCAATTATTACCTTTAATGGTCGGTAAAACCTCGGTTTTAATTTGTTTACAAGAAAAAAACGAATTCGAACAGCAAGTGCTTGCCTGGTTAAGCCAAATTAGAAAATCTGCTCGTATGGGCGTTAAAGCACCATCATCATTAGTTGATTGTAGCGATATAATTGCTGAAATGCGCTTACATAAGTCGACTGCTGAGCTCGATATTATGCGCCAAGTTAATCTTATTAGCGGCGCAGCACACCAAAGAGCGATGCAACAAGCGCAAGCTGGAAAATTCGAGTATCAAATAGAAGCCGAGCTATTGCACGAGTTTGCCACGAATGGCGCTCGTTATCCTGCTTATGGTTCTATTGTTGCGGGCGGCGATAATGCTAACATTTTGCATTACACCGACAATGACGATAAGTTAAATAACAACGACTTACTATTGATTGATGCCGGTGGTGAACTTGCCGGTTATGCGGCAGACATTACACGCACATTCCCGATTAACGGGCGCTTCAACGATGCTCAAAAAACGATTTATCAATTGGTACTTGATAGCCAAAACCTTGCTATTAACGCAATAAAGCCAACACAAACATTTGCAGGGCTAAATCGTATTGTGTGTAATTTTCTCACGAAAGGTTTGTATGACTTAGGCATACTGACTGGTGATTTAAGCGTATTATTAGCGCAAAAAGCATGTAAAAAATACTTTATTCACGGCCTTGGTCATTGGTTAGGGCTTGATGTGCATGATGTTGGTGATTACCAGCCAAATGAGCAAAGAGAGCAATTACGTCCTTTTGCCCAAGGTATGGTACTGACCATTGAACCGGGTATTTATATCCCATTGTCAGATCGTAGCGTAGACGAAAAATGGCGTGGCATTGGCATTCGCATAGAAGACAATATTGCCGTTACAGCAACAGGTTTTGAAAACTTAACCGT
- a CDS encoding UPF0149 family protein, translated as MADSTTLDFSSAQAILTTESVEAHASEIHGVLTGLIAAGFVFESSDYIAMVNDMLNNAEGLPSNVKSLVKDLYSDIWQQILDESYSFQLMLPDDDDSIIERGHALGQWVQGFNLGFGLQQTKNTTFSDDVKEVLTDFGEIANLSDEMEENEATEQAYFEIAEYVRISALLCFTELGVPPVSQDKEATLH; from the coding sequence ATGGCTGATAGCACCACGTTAGACTTTTCCTCCGCACAAGCAATTTTAACCACTGAAAGCGTAGAGGCACATGCTTCTGAAATTCATGGTGTGCTTACAGGCTTGATCGCTGCAGGCTTTGTCTTTGAAAGTAGCGACTATATCGCTATGGTAAATGACATGCTTAATAATGCTGAGGGCTTGCCTAGCAACGTTAAAAGTTTAGTAAAAGACCTTTACAGTGATATTTGGCAACAGATTCTCGATGAATCATACAGTTTCCAATTAATGCTGCCTGATGACGACGACTCAATTATTGAACGTGGTCATGCATTAGGTCAGTGGGTACAAGGTTTTAATTTAGGTTTTGGTTTACAGCAAACCAAAAACACGACTTTTTCTGACGATGTTAAAGAAGTACTGACAGATTTTGGTGAAATTGCTAACTTGTCAGACGAAATGGAAGAAAACGAAGCCACTGAACAAGCCTATTTCGAAATTGCCGAGTACGTGAGAATTTCAGCACTACTTTGTTTTACCGAGTTAGGTGTGCCGCCAGTCTCGCAGGACAAAGAAGCAACGCTACATTAA
- a CDS encoding cell division protein ZapA: MSQHTVTINVANKRLKIACPAGHESALLQAASEINRRLDHDSKKKHSAKTPEQALVMMSLNLADDLIKARAELELEREKMQSKIELLQDTIELAVNPTKTA; this comes from the coding sequence ATGAGCCAACACACTGTAACAATAAATGTTGCCAACAAACGATTAAAAATCGCTTGTCCTGCTGGCCATGAATCTGCTTTATTACAAGCAGCAAGTGAGATAAACAGACGCTTGGACCATGACTCAAAGAAAAAGCACTCGGCAAAAACACCTGAACAAGCATTAGTGATGATGTCATTAAACCTTGCTGATGACTTGATTAAAGCACGTGCTGAATTAGAGCTTGAGCGCGAAAAAATGCAAAGCAAAATAGAATTGCTTCAAGACACCATAGAACTTGCCGTAAATCCTACTAAAACCGCTTAA
- a CDS encoding TonB-dependent receptor, with translation MNVKNYSIIALAVCATFTVNAKADDQSADFKDIERVIVTGSRIEESLDEVPASVSIIDNKTLMQDLLTSAEIQTMLALHVPGMGAANTGTNTNSGQSLRGRSALVMIDGVPQSTPLRNGKLGIRSLDPSVIERIEVIKGATSIYGNGAAGGIINYITKTASSEKALSGRVAVSSSFSTVKFEDSAGRRIETEIDGTLGNFDYVVSVVSDESGVVRDAEGDVLGLTYGLSNFKSDNLFTKFNYYIDDLRSLQFSYNYFEGQQDSDYIAVEGDVNSGIKSHAIENVDHIKVPGDPQGPRGNHNARLQYRDMEVFDNTDFTVDAYWQKIENVFFYHEKFKDDGLGFVGGQSMITSDKTGLRLNFNTIFDFDNIETTLIYGVDILNDTTTQPLVDGRMWTPEMDMDNIAGYLQAKVIFDENWVVKAGVRQESIEIGVDDFSTLMICNPGKDCTVPVAVSGGTLKYDATTYNVGLRYSNSELFSPFISYSEGFDIANVGSLLRDAKFNQLSQLDTEASIVKNSEIGFSSQYENIHLEMAAFYSTNNYGGNMVEDPVTGTYRLERAPQKIWGYEAAVDMALTESIDVGFSYSWSEGKNKANDTYLDGGSINPPKVTAYANYQASEKLRLAINYIGVGSRDRFESVDGKYSGRTAPVSSYNVINASASYNISEELRVSAGIENLFNNDYFSHIAQSHTFTGWNVKGKGRTMNLGLAYNF, from the coding sequence ATGAATGTTAAGAACTACTCAATCATCGCACTTGCTGTTTGTGCCACCTTCACCGTTAACGCAAAAGCAGATGATCAATCAGCTGATTTTAAAGATATTGAAAGAGTTATTGTTACGGGAAGTCGCATTGAAGAAAGTCTTGATGAAGTACCCGCATCAGTATCAATTATCGATAATAAAACCTTAATGCAAGATTTGCTGACATCAGCAGAAATACAAACGATGCTTGCACTTCATGTACCCGGCATGGGTGCTGCAAATACCGGCACTAATACTAACTCAGGACAATCTCTGCGTGGCAGAAGTGCATTAGTAATGATTGATGGTGTGCCACAATCAACACCATTGCGTAACGGTAAACTTGGAATACGCTCATTAGACCCAAGTGTTATCGAACGTATTGAAGTGATAAAAGGTGCCACCTCTATCTATGGCAATGGTGCTGCTGGCGGTATTATTAATTACATTACGAAAACAGCGAGTAGTGAAAAAGCATTATCAGGACGAGTAGCTGTTAGTAGCAGTTTTTCAACCGTCAAGTTTGAAGATAGTGCTGGGCGACGTATTGAAACTGAAATAGACGGTACGCTAGGAAATTTTGATTACGTGGTTAGTGTTGTTAGCGATGAGTCTGGCGTTGTCCGTGATGCTGAAGGCGATGTACTAGGACTGACTTATGGCTTATCAAATTTCAAATCTGATAATCTATTTACCAAATTCAATTATTACATTGATGACTTACGTTCACTGCAATTTAGTTATAATTACTTTGAAGGTCAGCAAGATAGCGACTACATTGCCGTTGAAGGTGATGTAAATTCAGGTATTAAAAGCCATGCAATTGAAAATGTAGACCACATTAAGGTACCTGGTGATCCACAAGGTCCTCGTGGTAATCACAATGCAAGATTACAGTATCGTGATATGGAGGTCTTTGATAATACTGACTTTACCGTTGATGCTTATTGGCAGAAAATCGAAAATGTGTTCTTTTATCATGAAAAATTCAAAGATGACGGGCTAGGTTTTGTTGGTGGTCAGTCGATGATCACGTCAGATAAAACCGGTTTACGTTTAAACTTTAATACCATTTTTGACTTCGATAACATTGAAACCACACTTATTTATGGTGTTGATATTTTAAATGACACTACCACTCAACCGCTGGTAGATGGTCGTATGTGGACACCAGAAATGGACATGGATAATATTGCTGGTTATTTACAAGCTAAAGTAATATTCGATGAAAATTGGGTTGTAAAAGCAGGTGTACGTCAAGAATCAATAGAAATTGGCGTTGATGATTTTAGTACCCTGATGATCTGTAATCCCGGTAAAGATTGTACAGTACCAGTCGCAGTTTCAGGCGGAACACTAAAATATGACGCCACGACTTATAATGTTGGCCTACGTTATAGTAATAGTGAGCTTTTCAGCCCATTTATTAGTTACTCAGAAGGTTTTGATATTGCCAATGTCGGTAGCTTATTGCGTGATGCTAAATTCAATCAATTAAGCCAACTTGATACTGAAGCTTCTATTGTTAAAAATTCTGAAATCGGTTTCAGCAGCCAATACGAAAATATTCACCTAGAAATGGCTGCATTTTATTCTACCAATAACTATGGCGGCAATATGGTGGAAGATCCTGTCACCGGCACCTATAGGCTAGAGCGTGCACCGCAAAAAATATGGGGCTACGAAGCAGCCGTTGACATGGCATTAACCGAAAGTATTGATGTTGGGTTTAGTTACAGTTGGTCTGAAGGTAAAAACAAAGCTAACGATACTTATCTTGATGGCGGCTCTATTAACCCACCTAAAGTTACCGCTTATGCTAATTATCAAGCGAGTGAAAAGCTACGTTTAGCGATTAATTATATTGGGGTTGGTAGTCGTGATCGCTTTGAATCTGTTGATGGTAAATATAGTGGTAGAACAGCACCAGTTTCGTCATATAATGTAATAAATGCATCGGCTAGCTACAACATTAGTGAAGAGTTACGTGTATCTGCAGGTATCGAAAACCTGTTTAACAATGATTACTTTTCTCATATTGCTCAGTCACATACATTTACTGGCTGGAATGTTAAAGGTAAAGGACGCACGATGAACTTAGGTTTGGCTTATAATTTTTAA
- a CDS encoding PepSY-associated TM helix domain-containing protein has translation MFKQWFRRVHLILAILMVFFLINLSISGALLVFGKEIQNNIQPEQWQVKPQVNLLPLSQLISIAETSRGHSVKRIQLAPEKDKAWQIQFDSGEQLSINPFNGEILHRYLEEDSFYGFVMAWHRWLLLRDDSNEKPLKILISITSLLLIIEMIIGLSLWLKPKKRLKRLKINLKAKPRVKYYQLHTVVGVFAFIPLLLIAVSGMAFNWQSQIKWGLETLAAQPVEQIQHPTIADTEQTLKLDLAFSHGIKSMGEGELYRIYLPVGDQALKLRVKMPDEFFAYSWVWINPYTGEVIKTYDASTANLATRIWNFKYTFHIGNFFGTGFKFVWLLVALLPAAFSITGLWLFFKRTRRNKPLPATR, from the coding sequence GTGTTTAAGCAATGGTTTAGGCGTGTTCATCTTATCCTAGCGATACTTATGGTTTTCTTTTTGATTAACCTAAGTATTTCTGGGGCGCTATTAGTATTCGGTAAGGAAATACAAAATAACATCCAGCCGGAACAATGGCAGGTTAAACCTCAAGTCAATTTACTACCGCTTTCTCAGTTAATCTCGATAGCTGAAACTAGCCGTGGTCATTCAGTGAAACGCATTCAATTAGCCCCCGAAAAAGATAAAGCGTGGCAAATCCAATTCGATAGTGGTGAACAACTGAGTATTAATCCTTTTAATGGTGAAATTCTCCATCGTTATTTAGAAGAAGATAGTTTTTATGGTTTTGTAATGGCTTGGCATCGCTGGTTATTGCTGCGCGATGATTCAAACGAAAAACCACTGAAAATATTAATATCGATCACCAGTTTGCTGTTGATTATAGAAATGATCATAGGTTTATCGCTGTGGCTTAAACCCAAAAAGAGACTTAAGCGCTTAAAAATAAATCTTAAAGCGAAGCCAAGAGTAAAGTATTACCAATTGCATACCGTCGTTGGCGTATTTGCCTTTATCCCTTTATTACTCATTGCTGTTTCTGGTATGGCGTTTAACTGGCAAAGCCAAATAAAGTGGGGGCTAGAAACGTTAGCTGCACAACCGGTTGAACAAATCCAACACCCTACGATTGCTGATACAGAGCAAACGCTGAAATTAGATCTCGCATTTAGTCATGGTATAAAAAGCATGGGCGAAGGTGAGTTATACCGAATTTATTTACCTGTTGGCGATCAAGCGCTAAAACTTAGAGTTAAAATGCCTGATGAGTTTTTTGCTTATAGTTGGGTATGGATAAATCCATATACTGGCGAAGTGATAAAAACCTACGATGCCAGCACTGCAAACTTAGCAACCCGAATTTGGAATTTTAAATATACCTTTCATATTGGTAACTTTTTTGGCACAGGCTTTAAGTTTGTCTGGCTATTAGTCGCGTTATTACCCGCTGCCTTTTCAATCACGGGTCTTTGGCTATTTTTTAAAAGAACTCGACGTAATAAGCCTTTGCCAGCGACGAGGTAA
- the murI gene encoding glutamate racemase, which produces MPSPKKIDVKALNPILSNESPATNTDAIGIFDSGVGGLSIAQCIEQQLPNEHLLYVADTLNAPYGEKSTIFIQQRVNSIAQWFIERKVKAIVVACNTATVSAIDQLRKNISIPVIGVEPAIKPAVTISKSKKVAILVTKATADNQRFLALVAQYSHLSDVTVQPCPGLVELIEQDKKSSVECKLLLRTYLQPLLDKGVDTIVLGCTHYPLVKTLISEICGDSVAIMETAQPVTQQLQRQLASHLLINPNTALATTQFYSSKSGADQEALFSHILQRPVILNRYP; this is translated from the coding sequence ATGCCCTCGCCAAAAAAAATTGATGTAAAAGCACTTAACCCAATATTAAGCAATGAATCGCCTGCAACCAACACTGATGCCATTGGTATATTTGATTCTGGCGTCGGTGGATTATCGATTGCACAGTGTATTGAACAACAGCTCCCCAATGAACACTTGCTCTATGTTGCTGACACCCTCAATGCGCCTTATGGTGAAAAGTCGACAATATTTATTCAACAGCGAGTTAATAGCATTGCTCAATGGTTTATTGAACGTAAGGTTAAAGCGATTGTTGTTGCTTGCAATACTGCCACCGTTAGCGCCATTGACCAACTACGTAAGAATATTTCGATTCCAGTTATTGGTGTCGAACCGGCGATAAAGCCTGCGGTTACGATAAGTAAAAGCAAAAAAGTCGCCATATTAGTCACGAAAGCTACCGCAGATAATCAGCGTTTTTTGGCTTTAGTGGCACAATATAGTCACCTTAGTGATGTAACAGTTCAACCTTGCCCTGGTCTTGTTGAACTAATTGAACAAGATAAAAAAAGCTCTGTCGAATGCAAACTTTTACTTCGCACCTACTTACAGCCTTTACTTGATAAAGGGGTTGATACTATTGTGCTAGGTTGCACTCATTATCCATTAGTAAAAACATTGATCAGTGAAATATGCGGCGATAGCGTGGCTATTATGGAAACAGCACAACCCGTAACTCAGCAGTTGCAACGCCAACTCGCCTCACATCTATTGATTAATCCCAATACGGCATTAGCGACAACTCAATTTTACAGCTCTAAAAGTGGCGCAGATCAAGAAGCGCTGTTTAGTCATATTTTACAACGCCCGGTGATATTGAATCGTTATCCTTGA
- the metK gene encoding methionine adenosyltransferase, which yields MSTHLFTSESVSEGHPDKIADQISDAVLDAIIAKDKHARVACETMVKTGVAIISGEVTTSAWVDLERITRDVISDIGYTSSDVGFDGETCGIMNLIGQQSPEIAQGVDRVKPEDQGAGDQGLMFGYATNETETLMPAPLYYSHRLVERQAEARKSGILPWLRPDAKSQVTFIYKDNKPVAIDTVVLSTQHNPDIKQADLHSAVMENIIKHVLPEELLTKDTKYHINPTGRFVIGGPVGDCGLTGRKIIVDTYGGMARHGGGAFSGKDPSKVDRSAAYAGRYVAKNIVAAGLADRCEIQISYAIGVAEPTSISIDTFGTGKVSEERLVELVREHFDLRPYGITKMLDLLHPMYKQTAAYGHFGREPFEMTVGDDTFTAFSWEKTDRAEALRLSAGI from the coding sequence ATGTCTACACACCTTTTTACTTCTGAGTCAGTATCAGAAGGACATCCGGATAAAATTGCCGATCAAATTTCTGATGCGGTTTTAGATGCTATTATTGCCAAAGACAAACATGCACGTGTTGCCTGTGAAACCATGGTAAAAACTGGTGTTGCTATTATTTCAGGTGAAGTTACGACTTCAGCATGGGTAGATTTAGAAAGAATTACCCGTGATGTTATTTCAGATATCGGCTACACATCTTCGGATGTTGGTTTTGATGGCGAAACATGTGGCATCATGAATTTAATTGGCCAACAATCTCCAGAAATAGCGCAAGGCGTTGACCGCGTAAAACCTGAAGATCAAGGTGCTGGTGACCAAGGCTTAATGTTTGGTTATGCAACTAATGAAACTGAAACATTGATGCCTGCCCCGCTTTACTATTCGCATCGTTTAGTTGAGCGCCAAGCTGAAGCACGTAAATCAGGTATTTTACCTTGGTTACGTCCTGATGCAAAAAGCCAAGTGACATTTATCTATAAAGATAACAAGCCAGTTGCTATTGATACTGTGGTACTTTCAACGCAACACAACCCAGACATCAAGCAAGCTGATCTTCACAGTGCAGTAATGGAAAACATTATTAAGCATGTTTTACCTGAAGAGCTATTAACTAAAGACACTAAATATCATATCAACCCAACGGGTCGTTTTGTTATTGGTGGTCCTGTTGGCGATTGTGGTTTAACCGGTCGTAAAATTATTGTTGATACTTACGGCGGTATGGCACGTCACGGTGGTGGTGCTTTTTCTGGTAAAGATCCATCAAAAGTTGATCGCAGCGCTGCTTATGCAGGTCGTTATGTTGCTAAAAACATTGTCGCTGCAGGTTTAGCCGATCGTTGTGAAATTCAAATATCTTATGCGATTGGTGTTGCTGAGCCAACGTCAATCTCAATTGATACTTTTGGCACAGGTAAAGTATCTGAAGAGCGCTTAGTTGAACTTGTTCGCGAACATTTTGACTTACGCCCATACGGCATTACTAAGATGTTAGATCTACTGCACCCTATGTATAAGCAAACAGCTGCTTATGGTCACTTTGGTCGTGAACCATTTGAAATGACGGTTGGTGATGATACTTTCACAGCATTTAGTTGGGAAAAAACAGACCGAGCTGAAGCCTTACGTTTATCAGCTGGTATTTAA